In Balearica regulorum gibbericeps isolate bBalReg1 chromosome 2, bBalReg1.pri, whole genome shotgun sequence, one DNA window encodes the following:
- the ATP6V1C1 gene encoding V-type proton ATPase subunit C 1, whose product MTEFWLISAPGEKTCQQTWEKLHAATTKNNNLSTNSKFNIPDLKVGTLDVLVGLSDELAKLDAFVESVVKKVAQYMADVLEDSKDKVQENLLANGVDLVTYITRFQWDMAKYPIKQSLKNISEIIAKGVNQIDNDLKARASAYNNLKGNLQNLERKNAGSLLTRSLADIVKKEDFVLDSEYLVTLLVIVPKLNYNDWVKQYETLAEMVVPRSSNVLFEDQDSYLCNVTLFRKAVDDFKHKAREYKFVVRDFQYNEEEMKADKEEMNRLSTDKKKQFGPLVRWLKVNFSEAFIAWIHVKALRVFVESVLRYGLPVNFQAMLLQPNKKTMKKLREVLYDLYKHLDSSAAAIIDATMDIPGLNLSQQEYYPYVYYKIDCNLLEFK is encoded by the exons ATGACCGAGTTTTGGCTGATTTctgctcctggggaaaaaacctgtcAACAGACATGGGAGAAACTACATGCAGCAACTACAAAAAACAACAATCTTTCTACTAATTCAAAGTTCAATATTCCGGACTTGAAG GTTGGCACACTGgatgttttggttggtttgtcAGATGAGCTGGCTAAACTGGATGCATTTGTGGAGAG TGTTGTAAAGAAAGTGGCCCAGTATATGGCTGATGTTCTAGAAGACAGTAAAGATAAAGTTCAGGAGAATCTTCTGGCTAATGGAG TTGACTTGGTCACCTATATAACAAGGTTCCAGTGGGATATGGCCAAATACCCAATCAAGCAGTCcttaaagaatatttcagaaattattgcAAAG gGAGTAAACCAGATTGACAATGATCTAAAAGCAAGAGCCTCAGCATACAATAATCTGAAAGGGAACCTTcagaatttggaaagaaagaatgc GGGAAGCTTGCTAACCAGAAGTCTTGCTGATATTGTAAAGAAAGAGGACTTTGTACTCGATTCAGAATATTTGGTCACGTTATTAGTGATTGTACCGAA GTTAAATTATAATGACTGGGTTAAGCAATACGAAACATTAGCAGAGATGGTTGTACCACGTTCCAGCAA tgtACTCTTTGAGGATCAAGATAGTTACCTTTGTAATGTCACCTTGTTCAGGAAGGCAGTGGATGACTTCAAGCATAAAGCCAGAGAATATAA ATTTGTGGTCCGTGACTTCCAGTATAATGAAGAAGAGATGAAAGCagataaagaagaaatgaataGACTGTCAACTGACAAGAAGAAACAGTTT GGGCCTCTGGTTCGGTGGCTGAAAGTTAATTTCAGTGAAGCTTTCATTGCGTGGATTCATGTGAAAGCACTACGAGTTTTTGTTGAATCTGTTTTAAG ATATGGTTTGCCAGTTAACTTCCAGGCAATGCTGCTTCAGCCtaataagaaaacaatgaagaaacTGAGGGAGGTTTTGTATGACTTATACAAACACCTTGACAGCAGTGCAGCAGCTATCATTGat GCAACTATGGATATTCCAGGCTTAAACCTCAGTCAGCAGGAGTACTACCCATATGTGTACTACAAGATTGATTGTAATTTACTGGAATTCAAGTAA